Proteins encoded by one window of Oscillatoria sp. FACHB-1406:
- a CDS encoding FkbM family methyltransferase has translation MTLSNLKQSLLNRIVEWVRANLFLERLLCDFCANSFLRDRLKFGAIAYHYLSSFEHPEWRVTRLDGCQFWVNIAEYQGLWLYFFREHQEPRSARLAAELIRAGDTCIDVGANMGSYTFLMASRVGDRGRVFAFEPQPNLYQKLLDSQQLNSLEKILSIDSRILYSKTGEKCKLFLSEDARNSGMASTLCHGDFLKEYSFIERETVTLSDYFQAQKLKSCDLLKVDVECAEMEVFQGAIDLFQQHRIRYLIVEQAAGSDSQKLLQTWGYTGWYIDEYKTKLVALDETPKERFGNYLFVSPRELVEFKHRYSHWL, from the coding sequence ATGACGCTCTCAAACCTCAAGCAATCCCTCCTCAATCGCATCGTCGAGTGGGTGCGAGCGAATCTGTTTCTCGAACGTCTGTTGTGCGATTTCTGCGCCAATTCTTTTTTAAGGGATCGGCTCAAGTTTGGCGCGATCGCTTATCATTATCTTTCTAGTTTCGAGCATCCTGAATGGCGCGTTACTCGCCTCGATGGTTGCCAGTTTTGGGTCAATATTGCTGAATATCAAGGACTCTGGCTCTACTTTTTTCGCGAGCATCAAGAACCGCGATCGGCACGCTTAGCTGCTGAGTTGATTCGAGCGGGCGATACTTGTATCGATGTTGGGGCAAATATGGGCAGCTATACTTTTTTGATGGCGAGTCGTGTCGGCGATCGCGGTCGCGTTTTTGCCTTTGAACCGCAACCTAATTTATATCAAAAATTACTCGATTCTCAGCAACTCAATTCCCTCGAAAAAATATTGTCAATAGATTCAAGGATATTATACAGTAAAACAGGAGAGAAATGCAAGCTTTTTTTGTCGGAAGATGCTCGTAATTCCGGCATGGCTTCCACGCTTTGTCACGGCGATTTTTTGAAAGAATATTCGTTTATCGAACGGGAAACCGTCACCTTATCCGATTACTTCCAGGCGCAAAAGCTGAAGAGTTGCGACTTGTTAAAAGTAGATGTAGAATGTGCGGAAATGGAAGTGTTTCAAGGTGCGATCGACCTCTTCCAACAGCATCGCATTCGTTACCTCATCGTCGAACAAGCCGCAGGCAGCGACTCCCAAAAACTTTTACAAACTTGGGGTTATACTGGATGGTATATCGACGAATATAAAACGAAATTAGTCGCGCTCGACGAAACCCCAAAAGAGCGCTTCGGTAACTACTTATTTGTCAGTCCTCGCGAGCTTGTTGAATTCAAACATCGTTACTCCCATTGGCTATAA
- a CDS encoding DASH family cryptochrome produces MSSSPILLWYRNTLRMRDREPLDLALRSKAPIFPVYCFDPRQFGQTDWGFPKTGAFRARFLLESVADLRESLQAVGSNLIVRYGKPEEEIPRLVREYKISCVYCDREITAEEVAVESALQRQLAALGVKMQTFWEASLLHPDDLPFSLAALPELFTNFRKQVEKNLTIREPYAAPERMPSLPPELNPGEIPTLESFGLEPSPHDSRAVFPFFGGETAGWARLTHYFWDSDCLQTYKETRNGMLGVDYSSKFSAWLANGSLSPRSIYQQVRAYEQERVKNDSTYWLIFELLWRDYFRFICAKHGSKVFHVEGLQGLTLPWKDDARLALLWREGKTGYPLVDANMRELAATGFMSNRGRQNVASFLTKNLGIDWRMGAEWFESLLIDYDVCSNYGNWNYVAGVGNDARGFRYFNIPKQSLDYDPQARYIKHWLPELAALPAHLAREPWKMDASEQQRYGVRLGVDYPRPVVDFQRSVRENEQRYQAAVKAN; encoded by the coding sequence ATGTCATCTTCTCCCATTCTTTTGTGGTATCGTAATACCTTGCGAATGCGCGATCGCGAACCGTTAGACCTCGCCCTCCGCAGCAAAGCCCCGATTTTCCCGGTTTATTGCTTCGATCCGCGCCAATTTGGGCAAACAGATTGGGGATTCCCGAAAACTGGGGCGTTTCGCGCTCGATTTCTGCTCGAATCTGTCGCTGACTTGCGCGAATCCCTGCAAGCAGTGGGGAGTAATCTCATCGTGCGCTACGGCAAACCGGAAGAGGAAATTCCCCGCCTTGTTCGAGAATACAAGATTTCCTGCGTTTATTGCGATCGCGAAATCACCGCCGAAGAAGTCGCCGTCGAAAGCGCCCTCCAACGACAACTCGCCGCCCTCGGTGTCAAAATGCAGACTTTTTGGGAAGCATCGCTTCTACATCCCGATGACTTACCCTTCTCCCTCGCCGCACTACCCGAACTATTTACCAATTTCCGCAAGCAAGTTGAAAAAAACTTGACAATTCGCGAACCTTATGCAGCGCCAGAGCGAATGCCATCCCTGCCGCCAGAACTCAATCCGGGCGAAATCCCCACGCTAGAGAGCTTTGGACTCGAACCGTCCCCGCACGATAGTCGTGCCGTCTTTCCTTTCTTCGGCGGCGAGACGGCGGGTTGGGCGCGTCTGACTCATTATTTCTGGGACAGCGATTGCCTGCAAACCTACAAAGAAACCCGCAACGGAATGCTTGGAGTCGATTACTCCTCCAAATTCTCGGCGTGGCTGGCGAATGGGAGTTTGTCGCCCCGCTCCATTTACCAGCAAGTGCGCGCTTACGAGCAAGAGCGCGTTAAGAACGATTCCACCTACTGGTTAATCTTTGAACTGCTTTGGCGCGATTATTTTCGCTTCATCTGCGCCAAGCACGGCTCGAAAGTCTTTCATGTAGAGGGACTGCAAGGGCTTACTTTACCCTGGAAAGACGATGCGCGACTGGCACTGCTCTGGAGAGAAGGCAAAACCGGCTATCCCCTCGTTGATGCCAATATGCGCGAACTTGCCGCTACGGGGTTTATGTCCAATCGCGGCAGACAAAACGTTGCCAGTTTCCTAACAAAAAACCTCGGTATCGATTGGCGCATGGGAGCAGAATGGTTTGAATCGCTCCTCATCGACTACGACGTTTGCAGTAACTACGGAAATTGGAACTACGTGGCGGGTGTGGGGAACGATGCGCGCGGTTTTCGTTACTTCAATATCCCCAAACAAAGCCTCGACTACGACCCCCAAGCGCGCTACATTAAGCACTGGCTGCCCGAACTGGCTGCGCTTCCCGCCCATCTCGCGCGAGAACCGTGGAAAATGGATGCGAGCGAGCAACAGCGTTACGGCGTGCGCTTAGGGGTGGATTATCCCCGCCCCGTGGTTGATTTTCAGCGTTCGGTTCGCGAGAACGAACAACGGTATCAGGCGGCAGTTAAAGCAAACTAA
- a CDS encoding glycosyltransferase, translating to MAIISIENQPLKILMVLHMPWDRNLGGSRVQLELAEEFQAMGHHVEKFDINDAFPHAKPSLIASLTRPSFSVKAKAFVCANAHRFDIIDAHQGNLPFSKKELGFQGLLIARSVGLHAFYEEYFRQERQTFPTQNWKLKLLDILLTGQRNRERPLYPRSFQYCDLINLPNRDELAYVRDVMGWGEKARVFPFGISRSRQAEFANIIPPARLRLTHPTVAFIGTWSGRKGARDWREIIQRVRQQIPNVRFHFLGTSLHEKAVLADLQGQEDIVKIVPQYNSSELPQLLRDVTVGAFPSYIEGFGFAVLEKLACGIPTVVYDVPGPREMLCYLDESWRVAAGDIEGFSDRIVRLLQQNEISYAQLSQQCVDVTAKFTWDCIARDTLTAYLGLG from the coding sequence TTGGCTATAATCTCGATCGAAAATCAACCCTTAAAAATCCTGATGGTGCTGCATATGCCTTGGGATCGCAATTTAGGCGGTTCGCGAGTGCAGTTGGAATTAGCCGAAGAATTCCAAGCAATGGGGCATCACGTCGAAAAGTTCGACATAAACGATGCGTTTCCCCATGCAAAACCTTCCCTTATTGCTAGCTTGACTCGTCCCAGCTTTTCGGTTAAAGCGAAAGCTTTTGTCTGTGCCAATGCCCATCGGTTTGATATCATCGACGCGCATCAAGGAAATCTCCCTTTTAGTAAGAAAGAGTTGGGCTTTCAAGGCTTATTAATCGCGAGATCCGTCGGATTGCACGCCTTCTACGAAGAATATTTTCGACAAGAACGCCAAACCTTTCCTACCCAAAACTGGAAACTCAAACTTTTAGATATTCTCCTCACCGGACAGCGAAATCGAGAACGTCCCCTCTATCCTCGCAGCTTCCAATATTGCGATTTAATTAACTTGCCCAATCGCGATGAATTGGCTTATGTTCGCGATGTTATGGGATGGGGAGAAAAAGCGCGAGTCTTTCCTTTCGGAATTTCGCGATCGCGCCAAGCTGAGTTTGCAAACATTATCCCCCCCGCTCGCCTCAGATTAACCCATCCTACTGTTGCCTTTATTGGCACTTGGAGCGGGCGAAAAGGTGCGCGAGATTGGCGAGAAATTATTCAACGAGTTCGCCAACAAATCCCCAACGTTCGTTTCCATTTCCTGGGGACAAGCTTGCACGAAAAAGCTGTTTTAGCCGACTTACAAGGACAAGAAGATATTGTAAAAATCGTCCCTCAATACAACAGCAGCGAACTGCCCCAACTGCTACGCGATGTCACCGTCGGCGCATTTCCCAGCTATATTGAAGGATTCGGTTTCGCCGTCCTCGAAAAGCTCGCCTGCGGAATTCCGACTGTGGTTTATGATGTACCGGGGCCGCGCGAAATGTTATGTTATTTAGATGAATCCTGGCGAGTTGCGGCGGGCGACATCGAAGGATTTAGCGATCGCATCGTTCGTCTCCTCCAACAAAACGAAATATCCTACGCCCAGCTTTCCCAACAATGCGTTGACGTTACCGCAAAATTCACCTGGGATTGCATTGCGCGCGACACCCTCACCGCCTATTTAGGGCTTGGGTGA
- a CDS encoding sucrose-phosphate phosphatase has product MTETAPFLFVTDLDNTLVGDRAALETLNERLKWHRYNYGSKIVYATGRSLPLYRELAQEQALLHPDALIAYVGTTIYPDPDTETADPEWSQHLSQGWEGAKITAIASNYEQLNPQPDSEQGAFKSSYFLTLEDAETVLPALKSRFAAQELEVQIIYSGGRDLDILPAKGNKGYAVQYLRQKWGFYRYNTVVCGDSGNDISLFSTEGVRGVLVGNAMPELQQWYRENANDNHYLARSRCAGGILEGLQHFGFLP; this is encoded by the coding sequence ATGACTGAAACTGCTCCTTTCCTATTCGTAACCGATTTAGATAATACCTTAGTCGGCGATCGCGCCGCCTTAGAAACCTTAAACGAACGCTTGAAATGGCATCGCTACAACTACGGCAGCAAAATCGTGTATGCAACGGGGCGATCGCTGCCATTGTACCGGGAACTGGCGCAAGAACAAGCATTACTGCATCCCGATGCCTTAATTGCCTACGTCGGGACGACGATTTACCCCGATCCCGACACCGAAACCGCCGATCCCGAATGGTCCCAACATCTTTCCCAGGGATGGGAAGGCGCTAAAATCACCGCGATCGCGTCCAACTACGAACAATTGAATCCCCAGCCCGACTCCGAACAAGGCGCGTTCAAATCCAGCTATTTCCTCACCCTAGAAGACGCAGAAACAGTCCTTCCCGCCTTAAAGTCTCGCTTCGCCGCCCAAGAATTAGAAGTCCAGATTATTTACAGCGGCGGGCGCGATCTCGATATTCTGCCCGCGAAAGGAAATAAAGGCTACGCCGTGCAATACCTGCGGCAAAAATGGGGATTTTACCGCTATAACACCGTCGTTTGCGGCGATTCTGGCAACGATATCTCCCTGTTTAGTACCGAAGGCGTGCGGGGCGTTCTCGTCGGCAATGCCATGCCAGAATTGCAGCAGTGGTATCGCGAGAATGCTAATGACAACCATTACTTGGCGCGATCGCGTTGCGCGGGTGGTATCCTAGAAGGCTTGCAGCATTTCGGCTTTCTGCCATGA
- a CDS encoding class I SAM-dependent methyltransferase produces the protein MSEPSELPRQKVQRLAAEAIARSDPSGWFEVMYAEAEGDPQQVPWARLTPHPTLQEWLEATNLSGAGKSALVIGCGLGDDAEALSKLGFAVTAFDISPSAIAWCKQRFPHSKVHYIVADLFKPDPAWNQAFDLVVEIRNLQALPIAVRSQALAEIASAVDAGGTLFLVTRFRDTEAAPEGPPWPLSENEIAQFQQLGLTEIERRAFDEGTPDPIPHLQILFRQLDFNRVWLTQTIETRQGGDWD, from the coding sequence ATGTCAGAACCATCCGAACTCCCCCGACAGAAAGTTCAACGCTTAGCCGCCGAAGCGATCGCGCGTTCCGATCCCTCCGGTTGGTTTGAAGTGATGTACGCCGAAGCAGAAGGCGATCCCCAGCAAGTCCCGTGGGCGCGCCTCACGCCCCATCCCACCTTGCAAGAATGGCTGGAGGCAACAAATCTCAGCGGTGCGGGAAAATCCGCCCTCGTCATTGGTTGCGGGCTGGGTGATGATGCCGAAGCGCTTTCCAAGCTTGGTTTTGCGGTGACTGCCTTCGATATTTCGCCCAGCGCGATCGCGTGGTGCAAGCAGCGTTTTCCCCACTCCAAGGTTCACTACATCGTCGCCGATCTCTTTAAGCCCGATCCCGCCTGGAATCAAGCCTTCGATCTGGTGGTTGAAATTCGCAACCTGCAAGCGTTGCCGATCGCGGTTCGCTCCCAGGCGCTTGCCGAAATTGCCTCGGCTGTTGATGCGGGCGGAACGCTCTTTCTCGTCACCCGCTTTCGCGATACCGAAGCCGCACCCGAAGGGCCGCCCTGGCCGCTCTCAGAAAACGAAATCGCTCAATTTCAGCAACTCGGCTTGACAGAAATTGAAAGACGTGCATTCGATGAAGGTACGCCCGATCCGATTCCCCACTTGCAAATCCTGTTTCGCCAACTGGATTTTAATCGCGTTTGGCTGACCCAAACCATAGAAACGCGACAAGGTGGAGATTGGGATTAA
- the ruvA gene encoding Holliday junction branch migration protein RuvA → MISYLKGQAIEVIKGLNNRITLILEVNGIGYDIQIPSRFARQLAPNTELQVFTHLQVREEQPTLYGFTSAAERDLFRQLISVSGIGAQMAIALIDTLGIETLVQAIVTGNVKTLSKTPGVGQKTAERIALELKTKMSQWRQVSGVRADAAAAPSLAILEDVEMTLMALGYENQEIEQALSALGKDELLLKNPAAEEWIRRAIEWLSQ, encoded by the coding sequence ATGATTAGCTACCTCAAAGGGCAGGCGATTGAAGTTATTAAAGGACTCAACAATCGCATCACCTTAATTCTCGAAGTCAACGGGATAGGCTACGACATACAAATCCCCTCTCGCTTCGCCAGACAACTCGCCCCCAACACCGAACTGCAAGTTTTTACCCACTTGCAAGTCCGCGAAGAACAGCCGACATTATACGGATTTACCAGTGCCGCCGAACGGGACTTATTTCGCCAACTGATTAGCGTCAGCGGGATTGGCGCGCAAATGGCGATCGCATTAATCGATACATTAGGCATTGAAACGTTAGTCCAAGCGATTGTCACCGGCAATGTTAAAACCCTTTCTAAAACGCCCGGAGTCGGGCAGAAAACCGCAGAACGCATCGCCCTAGAATTAAAAACAAAAATGTCGCAATGGCGGCAAGTTTCTGGCGTTCGCGCCGATGCTGCGGCGGCCCCCTCCCTAGCAATTTTAGAAGATGTCGAAATGACGTTAATGGCGCTGGGCTACGAGAATCAAGAAATCGAACAAGCACTGTCGGCGCTGGGGAAAGATGAATTATTGCTCAAAAATCCGGCAGCCGAAGAATGGATTCGGCGCGCGATCGAATGGTTGAGTCAGTAG
- a CDS encoding DUF4278 domain-containing protein, translated as MKLSYRGISYEQAAPATETTPAETGGKYRGCDWRFRNLKKPPVLQPTRNLVYRGVTYNRGEAAETNPTPITQQARRLFLNRQQEQRNRQQAMLNRSSAEVGLPLETL; from the coding sequence ATGAAACTTTCTTATCGCGGTATCAGCTACGAGCAAGCTGCTCCGGCAACAGAAACGACACCAGCAGAAACAGGCGGCAAATACCGGGGTTGCGATTGGCGATTCCGCAATCTCAAAAAACCCCCCGTCTTACAACCGACGCGCAACTTAGTTTATCGCGGCGTTACCTATAACCGGGGCGAAGCAGCCGAAACAAACCCCACTCCAATCACTCAACAAGCGCGTCGCCTGTTCCTCAACCGCCAACAAGAACAGCGCAACCGCCAACAAGCAATGTTGAATCGCAGTTCTGCTGAAGTCGGCTTACCGCTGGAAACCCTGTAA